The proteins below come from a single Aphanothece sacrum FPU1 genomic window:
- a CDS encoding glutathione S-transferase family protein, translating into MTLPLTWTQLEALTNFQTDPINGLTNAQSILRLFNHHESEVRVTLYRDNHAWCPYCQKVWLWLEEKQIPYRIKKVTMFCYGQKESWYKSIVPSGMLPALGLDGQIITESDDILIALEQVFGPLNQSLIAPEVMPLRQLERLLFRAWCNWLCYPNRSSQQEQNNRQKFIKVVEMVEDALSRTDGPYFLEKFGSVDVIFTPYVERMNASLYYYKGYSLREQNPHLGAWFQAMESRPTYRGTQSDFHTHVHDLPPQMGGCYENGEPQMLINKARVDNGPWLGLPDVTYPEPETSRAEALQRVLKHRNNLIRVNPMDDALFDETLRCALTYMMTQQICLPPAGTDIALRYLRDRINVPRDMSIYAAKRLREALETTAAQVGDRQGTPILLNHRRDQDPVNFSFPS; encoded by the coding sequence ATGACTTTACCCCTCACTTGGACACAATTAGAAGCACTAACAAATTTTCAAACAGATCCCATTAACGGTTTGACCAACGCGCAATCTATTTTACGTCTTTTTAATCATCACGAATCTGAGGTTCGCGTTACCCTCTATCGTGATAACCATGCTTGGTGTCCTTATTGTCAAAAAGTTTGGCTGTGGTTAGAAGAAAAACAAATCCCTTACCGCATCAAAAAAGTTACCATGTTCTGTTATGGACAAAAAGAGAGTTGGTATAAGAGCATTGTCCCATCGGGAATGCTTCCTGCTCTGGGGTTAGACGGACAAATTATAACTGAAAGTGATGACATTTTAATCGCCTTAGAACAGGTTTTTGGCCCCTTAAATCAAAGTTTGATTGCTCCAGAAGTGATGCCACTAAGACAATTAGAAAGACTTCTATTTAGAGCTTGGTGTAATTGGCTTTGTTATCCGAATCGTTCCTCTCAACAAGAGCAGAACAACCGTCAAAAATTCATCAAAGTCGTAGAAATGGTAGAAGATGCCTTAAGTCGTACTGATGGCCCTTACTTCTTAGAAAAATTCGGCTCAGTTGATGTGATTTTTACCCCTTATGTTGAACGGATGAATGCTAGTCTTTACTACTACAAAGGCTACTCTCTACGGGAACAAAATCCTCATTTAGGGGCTTGGTTTCAGGCAATGGAAAGCCGTCCAACTTATCGGGGGACTCAAAGTGACTTTCACACCCATGTTCATGATTTGCCACCTCAAATGGGAGGTTGTTATGAAAACGGGGAACCTCAGATGCTTATTAACAAAGCACGGGTAGATAATGGCCCTTGGTTGGGACTACCCGATGTAACTTACCCTGAACCGGAAACTTCCCGCGCTGAAGCTCTCCAAAGGGTACTGAAACACCGCAATAATCTGATTCGGGTTAATCCTATGGATGATGCCTTGTTTGATGAAACTCTCCGTTGTGCCTTAACTTATATGATGACACAGCAAATTTGTCTTCCACCAGCAGGAACTGATATCGCTCTAAGATATTTACGAGACAGGATTAATGTACCCAGAGATATGTCGATTTACGCAGCTAAACGGTTGAGAGAAGCTTTAGAAACAACCGCCGCTCAGGTTGGCGATCGCCAGGGGACTCCTATCCTTCTCAACCATCGGCGTGATCAAGATCCTGTCAATTTTAGCTTTCCTTCTTAA
- a CDS encoding sugar phosphate isomerase/epimerase family protein: MAPRLNVCTSILSRFTFPDVIDIVLASGYSGIELRVSDDYHKSFKQLENRGKFSKRQMEKVGLEIPILNTYIPINEEEKVDRLLNICQKSQIPKVRLVLPRSCQASVAKLAKTKEIIPSYDAKKTPDILIKSVQETLRILELKAYKAGVKILLELHWGTVMSSFSSAYFLTQDLNPNCIGITFDPANMIVEGKEDWEFGLQLISSHLDNVHVKNVRWQPTHQGWEWDWSPAIKGMVNWGELIFLLSQNGYYGDYSIEDFLVPNDNKEQAITYLKWLNAEFSELLDYFSVPEISKPQVLPSLMNSDLAPQLI, from the coding sequence ATGGCTCCTCGTCTCAATGTTTGTACCTCAATCCTTAGTCGATTTACGTTTCCCGATGTTATTGATATTGTTCTTGCATCAGGTTACTCTGGAATTGAATTGCGTGTCAGTGATGATTATCATAAAAGTTTTAAGCAACTTGAAAATCGAGGAAAATTTAGCAAACGGCAAATGGAAAAAGTAGGATTAGAGATTCCTATACTTAATACTTATATTCCCATTAATGAGGAAGAAAAAGTAGATCGTTTACTGAATATTTGTCAGAAATCGCAGATACCTAAAGTTCGTTTAGTGTTACCTCGTAGTTGTCAAGCTAGTGTGGCTAAATTAGCAAAAACAAAAGAAATTATTCCTTCGTATGACGCGAAAAAAACTCCGGATATTTTAATAAAAAGTGTCCAGGAAACTTTGAGAATTCTTGAATTAAAAGCCTATAAAGCAGGGGTCAAAATTCTCCTTGAACTTCACTGGGGAACAGTGATGAGTAGCTTTAGCAGTGCCTATTTCCTAACTCAAGATCTAAATCCAAATTGTATAGGCATTACCTTTGATCCAGCTAATATGATAGTAGAGGGAAAAGAAGACTGGGAATTTGGCCTTCAGTTAATTAGCTCTCACCTTGATAATGTTCATGTCAAAAATGTTCGATGGCAACCTACTCATCAAGGTTGGGAATGGGATTGGTCTCCAGCTATCAAAGGAATGGTAAATTGGGGAGAGTTGATTTTCTTACTCAGTCAAAATGGCTATTATGGAGATTATTCAATCGAAGATTTTCTAGTCCCTAATGACAATAAGGAACAAGCTATCACTTATCTCAAATGGCTAAATGCTGAATTTAGTGAACTTCTAGACTATTTCAGCGTGCCAGAAATCTCTAAACCACAAGTTTTGCCTAGCTTAATGAACTCAGATCTTGCACCTCAATTGATTTAA
- a CDS encoding tyrosinase family protein, with product MINLCKSLLIISLGTTLYLVNSLSSAVYGQAVRKNVTTLTSEEIARFVNALDTIKTTTRPGSTIPIYDEFVALHDGVFSFIFEPSVGFNITHGVPAFAPWHREYLIRFENALQSVDPSVTIPYWDWTDPKDLDVILSDNFLGNRGTGETITVDGVEYTGGTVTSGVVANWVLDPRINIEPIGLTSLGTDLKRFVEIPPFDRYPVTQKEINDLLSIDNYLDFRGVLEGEMTIDENGQVVKGVWRLHNYLHGVIGGGLVRDLNAEPIPPNQTKILGTMNSILSSPYDPIFWLHHANVDRLWASWQVEHPGAAFYPASGQGIQQNLDDPMWPWDGGQLTPSSFGPFADLLPLYPTVPNDDIVTPRDVLEAPGREYVYDQLASVVSVPEPTMTFGLLGFAALGIRTKLQRQATMSKRSKS from the coding sequence ATGATTAATCTCTGTAAGTCATTATTAATTATTAGTTTAGGAACAACTCTATATCTGGTTAATAGCTTATCTTCAGCCGTTTATGGGCAGGCCGTTCGCAAAAATGTCACTACTCTCACCTCTGAGGAAATTGCTCGCTTTGTCAACGCACTTGATACAATAAAAACCACGACCCGTCCAGGCAGCACTATTCCTATCTATGATGAGTTTGTTGCCTTGCATGATGGGGTCTTTTCCTTTATTTTCGAGCCTTCTGTCGGGTTTAATATTACTCACGGAGTTCCCGCTTTTGCTCCTTGGCATCGAGAATATTTAATCCGATTTGAAAATGCCTTACAATCAGTTGATCCTAGTGTGACTATTCCTTATTGGGATTGGACAGATCCCAAGGACTTGGATGTTATTTTAAGTGATAATTTTTTGGGCAACCGAGGGACGGGAGAAACCATTACCGTTGATGGGGTTGAGTATACAGGGGGAACAGTAACATCAGGTGTTGTCGCTAACTGGGTTTTAGATCCTCGTATTAATATTGAACCCATTGGGTTAACATCTTTGGGAACAGATTTAAAACGGTTTGTGGAAATCCCCCCTTTTGATCGTTATCCTGTTACTCAAAAAGAAATCAATGATCTGTTATCAATTGATAATTATCTCGATTTTCGGGGAGTTTTGGAAGGAGAGATGACAATTGACGAGAATGGGCAAGTGGTAAAAGGAGTTTGGCGGTTACATAATTATCTACATGGGGTAATTGGGGGAGGTCTAGTCAGAGACCTTAATGCTGAACCCATACCGCCTAATCAAACAAAAATCTTGGGAACGATGAACAGTATTCTCAGTTCTCCCTATGATCCCATCTTCTGGCTACATCATGCTAATGTGGATCGTCTTTGGGCCTCTTGGCAAGTAGAACATCCAGGGGCAGCTTTCTATCCAGCATCGGGACAGGGGATACAACAAAATCTCGATGACCCCATGTGGCCTTGGGATGGCGGTCAATTAACCCCTTCTAGCTTCGGCCCTTTTGCCGATTTATTACCTTTGTATCCTACGGTTCCTAACGATGACATTGTCACCCCTAGGGATGTTCTTGAAGCACCTGGGAGAGAATATGTTTATGATCAACTCGCTAGCGTTGTCTCAGTCCCTGAACCAACAATGACGTTTGGTTTGTTGGGTTTCGCTGCTTTGGGAATTCGTACTAAGTTACAACGTCAGGCAACAATGTCTAAAAGGAGTAAATCTTAA
- a CDS encoding dioxygenase family protein, giving the protein MAFFPSVFISHGAPDLPLYETPAREFLRGLGLKLGKPQGILVISAHWTTRTPTISLDPKPKTIYDFLGFPSKIYDLSYPAPGATDLAHQVSKLLLQSNIKNHLTPEYGLDHGAWNPLLLMYPDADIPVTQLSIQPDEPPIHHWTMGQALTELGKQGILVLGSGAASHNLWEFGRYSLNCPPPDWVQEFDQWLMATIEARDWQTLLNYKNTAPYAQKNHPTPEHFLPLFVALGTAGVRAQGTLLHSSYTYGVLSMSAFQFSTGL; this is encoded by the coding sequence ATGGCTTTTTTTCCTTCTGTTTTTATCTCTCATGGTGCACCTGATTTACCCTTATATGAGACTCCAGCGCGGGAATTTCTCAGGGGTTTAGGCCTAAAATTAGGCAAACCCCAGGGTATTTTAGTGATTTCTGCCCATTGGACGACTCGTACTCCAACGATTAGTCTAGATCCAAAACCGAAAACAATCTATGATTTTTTAGGATTTCCTAGTAAAATATATGATTTATCCTATCCTGCCCCTGGTGCTACTGATTTAGCTCATCAAGTCTCTAAATTACTGCTCCAGTCCAATATTAAAAATCACCTCACTCCTGAGTACGGGCTAGATCATGGGGCATGGAATCCGTTACTGTTGATGTATCCTGATGCCGATATTCCCGTAACACAACTATCGATTCAACCCGATGAACCGCCGATTCATCATTGGACAATGGGACAGGCCTTAACTGAGTTAGGTAAGCAAGGGATCTTAGTGTTGGGCAGTGGGGCAGCCAGTCATAATTTGTGGGAATTTGGTAGATATTCCCTTAATTGCCCTCCCCCTGATTGGGTTCAAGAATTCGACCAATGGCTTATGGCAACTATTGAAGCAAGGGATTGGCAAACCCTCTTAAATTACAAAAATACCGCCCCCTACGCCCAAAAAAATCATCCTACACCGGAACACTTTCTCCCTCTGTTTGTCGCCTTGGGAACTGCTGGTGTGAGAGCACAGGGGACTTTGCTTCATTCGAGTTATACCTATGGAGTGTTAAGTATGTCGGCTTTTCAATTTAGCACAGGTTTATAA
- a CDS encoding rhodanese-like domain-containing protein: MIIIPEPLKSQSRVFDLKKRLDWGEPAFTLIDVRSREAFNSSHITGAVSLVLAELVERALFNLELVRDIYVYGSNDEETATAVDLLIKAGYQNVAVLLGGLAAWKGAGFPIEGNSTVVA, encoded by the coding sequence ATGATTATCATTCCTGAACCTCTAAAATCTCAATCTCGCGTCTTCGACTTGAAGAAGCGTCTCGACTGGGGGGAACCAGCGTTCACCCTGATTGATGTGCGTTCTAGAGAAGCTTTCAACAGCAGCCACATAACGGGAGCAGTCTCTTTAGTCCTAGCTGAACTGGTTGAACGAGCCTTATTTAATCTCGAATTAGTACGGGACATATATGTCTACGGTTCTAACGATGAAGAAACCGCTACGGCAGTAGACTTGTTGATAAAAGCTGGCTATCAAAACGTTGCAGTATTATTGGGGGGTTTGGCGGCTTGGAAAGGGGCAGGTTTTCCGATTGAAGGAAACTCTACCGTTGTTGCTTAG
- a CDS encoding DUF1816 domain-containing protein, whose translation MATNNDANSRVFLYEVVIPPQIAGLNQMNGLMQRQGKFYLKVPYERMNEEMQRIIRLEGKIMKITSLSAIEAGPLDKQQDFPWWVEIVTSQPRCLYYFGPFESPEEAQMNKVGYIEDLQAEAAEGITVHIKQCQPEILTQELNG comes from the coding sequence ATGGCGACCAATAACGACGCGAATAGCCGTGTCTTCCTGTACGAAGTGGTCATCCCACCTCAGATAGCCGGCCTCAACCAAATGAACGGTTTAATGCAACGTCAGGGCAAATTTTACCTGAAAGTCCCCTACGAACGCATGAACGAAGAAATGCAACGGATTATCCGTTTAGAGGGCAAAATTATGAAAATTACCTCCCTAAGTGCCATTGAAGCAGGCCCGCTTGACAAACAGCAAGATTTCCCTTGGTGGGTAGAAATTGTTACGAGTCAACCGCGCTGTTTATATTATTTTGGCCCTTTTGAGAGTCCCGAAGAAGCTCAAATGAACAAAGTGGGCTATATAGAAGACTTACAAGCAGAAGCAGCTGAGGGGATCACTGTTCATATTAAACAGTGTCAACCCGAAATCTTAACCCAAGAGTTGAACGGTTAA
- a CDS encoding ion channel encodes MRLPKFINFFSHPKPLIKRFKPFSSRQSNNLHHPASSDLYHWLLVISWSHFLLLISLFYGLINLIFALAYLTTGNGIANAQPGSFKDVFFFSIQTLSTVGYGAMYPQSFYAQILVTLEVLIGLLLLAILTGLMFARFSRPTARVIFSKVAVICSFNGVPTLIFRTANQRENQILEAQVRVSFIRNEITTEGHHLRRFYDLNLLRSQTPMFGLSWSVMHPIDENSPLYGASIDDLEAVDGEIWVTLTGLDETFSQTIHARYTYYWSNIVWNYKFVDIFTRSPNGQVYIDLKNFHNIVPFESNK; translated from the coding sequence ATGAGACTGCCAAAATTTATAAATTTTTTCTCTCATCCTAAACCGTTAATTAAACGTTTTAAACCATTTTCCTCGCGTCAATCTAATAATTTACACCATCCAGCATCTAGTGATTTATATCATTGGTTATTAGTTATTTCTTGGAGTCATTTTTTACTATTAATTAGTTTATTTTACGGATTAATTAACTTAATTTTTGCTTTAGCTTATTTAACTACAGGCAATGGCATTGCTAATGCTCAACCTGGATCATTCAAAGATGTTTTTTTCTTTAGTATTCAAACTCTTTCTACGGTAGGTTATGGGGCGATGTATCCTCAAAGCTTCTATGCCCAAATTTTAGTTACTTTAGAGGTCTTAATTGGGTTATTATTATTAGCTATATTAACCGGGTTAATGTTTGCGAGATTTTCTCGACCTACAGCGCGAGTTATCTTTAGTAAAGTTGCAGTAATTTGTTCTTTTAATGGTGTTCCTACTTTGATATTTCGTACTGCAAATCAACGAGAAAATCAAATTTTAGAAGCACAAGTTAGGGTTAGTTTTATTCGCAATGAAATTACTACAGAAGGTCATCATTTACGTCGTTTTTATGATCTTAATTTACTGCGATCACAAACTCCTATGTTTGGTTTGAGTTGGTCGGTGATGCACCCTATTGATGAAAATAGTCCTCTTTACGGTGCATCAATTGATGATTTAGAGGCAGTTGATGGAGAAATTTGGGTAACATTAACGGGTTTAGATGAAACATTTTCTCAGACTATTCATGCCCGTTATACTTATTATTGGTCTAATATTGTTTGGAATTATAAATTTGTGGATATTTTTACGCGATCGCCGAATGGTCAAGTCTATATTGATCTTAAAAATTTTCATAATATTGTTCCTTTTGAAAGCAATAAATAA
- a CDS encoding RluA family pseudouridine synthase, protein MTINITVQDQGDRLDRWLSDNLADLSRSHLQKLIEQGNITLNNEICTNKKIKVKLGDNLQIFIPVPQQLELEPEAITLDILYEDDSLIIINKPAGLVVHPAPGHETGTLVHGLLYHCSNLAGIGGVKRPGIVHRLDKDTTGAIVVAKTDFAHQHLQAQLKSKTARREYLGVVYGVPTNKLEEAENIAQGTINLPIGRNPTDRKKMAVVPLEKGGREAMTHWQVLERLGNYSLMEFRLETGRTHQIRVHSGYIGHPIVGDPLYSSNHSIGVNLSGQALHAYQLILEHPVTGEIIQAIAPLPSELTKLLTILRQKNQLNNRQI, encoded by the coding sequence ATGACTATTAACATAACTGTACAAGATCAAGGCGATCGCTTAGATCGTTGGTTATCAGACAATTTAGCTGATCTGTCCCGTTCCCATCTGCAAAAACTAATTGAACAGGGAAATATTACCCTAAACAATGAAATTTGTACAAACAAAAAAATTAAAGTCAAATTAGGAGATAATTTACAAATTTTTATTCCAGTTCCACAACAATTAGAATTAGAACCAGAAGCGATTACCCTTGATATTTTATATGAAGATGACTCCCTAATTATTATTAATAAACCTGCGGGTTTAGTGGTACATCCTGCCCCTGGTCATGAAACGGGAACCTTAGTTCATGGATTACTATATCACTGTTCTAATTTAGCAGGAATTGGGGGGGTAAAACGTCCTGGAATTGTTCACCGTTTAGATAAAGATACTACGGGTGCGATAGTAGTAGCAAAAACAGATTTTGCTCATCAACATTTACAAGCACAACTAAAAAGTAAAACTGCCCGACGAGAGTATTTAGGTGTGGTTTATGGGGTTCCCACAAATAAACTCGAAGAGGCAGAAAATATAGCCCAAGGAACCATTAATTTACCCATTGGTCGTAATCCAACTGATCGAAAAAAAATGGCAGTCGTTCCCTTAGAAAAAGGAGGTAGAGAAGCGATGACTCATTGGCAAGTATTAGAAAGATTAGGGAATTATAGTTTAATGGAGTTTCGCTTAGAAACCGGACGAACTCATCAAATAAGGGTACATAGTGGTTATATAGGTCATCCTATTGTGGGTGATCCTTTGTATAGTTCCAATCATTCAATAGGAGTTAATTTATCGGGACAAGCATTACACGCTTATCAGCTAATATTAGAACATCCAGTAACAGGAGAAATTATCCAAGCGATCGCTCCGTTACCCAGTGAATTGACCAAACTTTTAACAATTTTACGACAAAAAAATCAACTCAATAACCGCCAAATATAA
- a CDS encoding phycobilisome rod-core linker polypeptide, whose amino-acid sequence MAIPLLSYAPKSQNARVEGYLVPGDEQPTVFTTENLLSPAEMGNLIEAAYRQIFFHAFKWDREPFLESQLRNGQITVRDFVRGLLVSKTFINSFYEKNNNYRFVEQCVQRVLGRDVYSEREKIAWSIVVATKGYGGFIDALLNSDEYLENFGYDTLPFQRRRNLPGREQGETPFNIQSPRYDAYHRSILGFPQIVWQNEIRRFVPQDKKAKAGDPSLFLNMAQSLSSAKGNPGGRVSTANINIAASVPRR is encoded by the coding sequence TTGGCTATTCCTCTTTTAAGTTACGCGCCTAAATCTCAAAATGCGCGAGTAGAAGGATACTTGGTTCCAGGAGACGAGCAGCCGACAGTTTTTACGACAGAGAACCTACTCTCTCCAGCAGAGATGGGAAATCTGATCGAAGCGGCTTATCGTCAAATTTTCTTTCATGCGTTTAAATGGGATCGCGAACCCTTTCTAGAATCACAATTACGCAACGGACAAATCACTGTACGAGACTTTGTTCGTGGGTTGTTAGTCTCTAAGACATTTATCAACAGTTTCTATGAGAAAAACAACAACTATCGTTTTGTTGAACAGTGTGTTCAACGAGTTTTAGGACGGGATGTTTATAGCGAACGGGAAAAAATCGCTTGGTCTATTGTAGTCGCTACTAAAGGCTATGGTGGCTTCATTGATGCTTTACTCAATAGCGATGAGTATCTAGAAAACTTCGGTTATGATACCCTTCCTTTCCAACGCCGTCGTAACTTACCTGGACGCGAACAAGGAGAAACTCCCTTTAACATCCAATCTCCTCGTTACGATGCCTACCATCGCAGCATTTTGGGCTTCCCCCAAATTGTTTGGCAAAACGAAATTCGTCGCTTTGTTCCTCAAGACAAAAAAGCCAAAGCTGGAGATCCTTCTCTATTCTTAAATATGGCCCAAAGTCTTTCGAGTGCCAAAGGAAATCCTGGTGGCCGGGTTTCTACTGCTAATATCAATATCGCAGCCTCTGTTCCCCGTCGCTAA
- a CDS encoding phycobiliprotein lyase, whose translation MDAMEFFQRSSGQWRSQRTTHHLAFRRAEIGNSEIFVEALGTDHPKISEICQLHEFDPSLAIGGAFVSWDGSMAWDKDDENHQGNTIFALIPDADNPRQGMLLRERGYAEIVPIAGRYHLDQDDALVLITEYDTMSTIERFWFVNPDLRLRTSTVQRFGGFNTATFCAEMRQTPEPKELDKLTNIIPLQNPCSSITGW comes from the coding sequence GTGGATGCCATGGAATTTTTCCAAAGAAGTTCAGGGCAGTGGCGATCGCAACGAACCACCCACCATCTAGCCTTTAGACGGGCTGAGATCGGCAATTCTGAGATATTTGTGGAAGCATTAGGGACAGATCATCCGAAAATTAGCGAAATCTGTCAACTTCATGAATTTGATCCAAGTCTAGCTATCGGTGGTGCATTTGTTAGTTGGGATGGATCAATGGCTTGGGATAAAGACGACGAAAATCATCAAGGAAATACCATTTTTGCCCTTATTCCTGATGCAGATAACCCCCGTCAAGGAATGCTATTAAGGGAAAGAGGATACGCAGAAATCGTTCCTATTGCCGGTCGTTATCACCTTGATCAAGATGATGCTTTAGTACTGATAACTGAATATGACACCATGAGTACCATTGAACGTTTTTGGTTTGTCAATCCTGATTTAAGGTTAAGAACGAGTACAGTACAGCGTTTTGGAGGTTTTAATACCGCCACATTTTGTGCCGAGATGCGTCAAACCCCAGAACCCAAAGAGTTAGACAAATTAACTAATATTATCCCTTTACAAAATCCTTGTAGTTCCATTACGGGATGGTAG
- a CDS encoding UbiD family decarboxylase, producing the protein MVKLNRTKSLTTTKINDLRSALALLEESPGQLLVTDHLVDAQAEIAGIYRYIGAGTPVIPPTRTGPAMMFNNVKGYDLRVLVGMLASRQRTALLLDTTVEQLSFKLLDALNHRIKPITVPSQQASCQEVVHHTPLDIRTLLPAPTNTRLDAGPYFNLGLLRAEDPETGEADVTIHRLCVQGPDLLSVYFVPGRHIDQFRIKAEGNGRPLPVSISMGLDPAIYLGACFEPPTTPLGFDELEIAGGLRKQAVELVDCVSVKAKAIARAEIVIEGEILPNERIQEDIHSQTGYAMPEFPGYLGKAQAQLPIIKIKAVTHRRNPILQTIIGPGEEHTNLAGIPTEASILRLVEQSMPGRLLNVYAHSAGGGKYVAILQFKKSSAKDEGRQRQAALTAFAAFPELKHVILVDEDVDIFDTNDVMWAMTTRYQGDVSTVFIPGVRCHPLDPSQTPNFSPSITQEGVSCKTIFDCTVPYHLKSEFKRAEFLEIDPQLISSLLKQLD; encoded by the coding sequence ATGGTAAAACTCAATCGGACCAAGTCTTTAACGACCACAAAAATTAACGATTTACGCAGTGCACTAGCCTTGCTCGAAGAGAGTCCAGGTCAACTACTGGTCACCGATCATCTTGTCGATGCCCAAGCCGAAATTGCCGGAATTTACCGTTATATCGGTGCTGGAACTCCCGTTATTCCCCCTACTCGTACCGGACCTGCGATGATGTTTAACAATGTCAAAGGCTACGATCTGCGGGTTTTGGTCGGGATGTTAGCCAGTCGCCAACGCACTGCATTACTATTGGATACAACCGTTGAACAACTCTCTTTTAAACTCCTTGATGCTCTAAATCATAGGATTAAACCAATAACCGTTCCCAGCCAACAGGCCTCTTGTCAGGAAGTCGTACACCATACTCCCTTAGATATTCGCACCTTACTGCCTGCACCGACTAACACCAGGTTAGATGCCGGTCCCTATTTCAATTTAGGATTATTACGAGCAGAAGATCCAGAAACAGGAGAAGCAGATGTTACTATTCATCGTCTGTGTGTCCAAGGGCCTGATTTACTTTCCGTTTATTTTGTTCCAGGTCGTCATATTGACCAGTTTCGCATCAAAGCAGAAGGTAATGGTCGTCCTCTACCTGTCTCTATTAGTATGGGCTTAGATCCAGCGATTTACTTAGGTGCTTGTTTTGAACCCCCAACAACCCCCCTCGGTTTTGATGAATTGGAGATTGCTGGAGGATTACGAAAACAGGCAGTAGAATTAGTAGATTGTGTTTCCGTCAAAGCCAAAGCGATCGCCAGAGCAGAAATTGTCATTGAAGGGGAAATTCTGCCAAATGAACGCATTCAAGAAGATATTCATTCCCAAACAGGCTATGCGATGCCAGAGTTCCCTGGTTATCTTGGGAAAGCACAAGCACAACTGCCCATAATAAAGATCAAAGCAGTTACCCATCGTCGTAACCCTATTCTACAAACTATTATTGGTCCGGGAGAAGAACATACCAATTTAGCAGGAATTCCCACAGAAGCCAGTATTTTACGTCTGGTTGAACAAAGTATGCCTGGGAGACTTCTCAATGTCTATGCTCATTCGGCTGGAGGGGGGAAATATGTCGCCATTCTCCAGTTTAAAAAGTCTTCTGCGAAGGATGAAGGTCGCCAACGTCAAGCAGCCTTAACAGCATTTGCTGCTTTTCCCGAACTCAAGCACGTTATTTTGGTAGATGAAGATGTGGATATTTTCGATACCAATGATGTGATGTGGGCTATGACCACTCGCTATCAAGGCGATGTTAGTACCGTATTCATTCCCGGAGTTCGCTGTCATCCCCTAGATCCTTCCCAAACACCTAACTTTAGTCCCTCTATTACTCAAGAAGGGGTTTCTTGTAAGACAATTTTTGATTGTACTGTTCCCTACCACCTGAAATCTGAGTTTAAACGGGCAGAATTCTTAGAAATTGACCCTCAATTAATATCATCTCTCCTCAAGCAACTTGATTAA